One Tolypothrix bouteillei VB521301 DNA window includes the following coding sequences:
- a CDS encoding universal stress protein: MIKTILVALDDSEVTDQIIQTVQQFMLPKDSKVILCHVFATSESKMELPADRPHPESSTFSYAQIEKQLKGYQTQLAVESDIELVAGDPAQEIIRLANIYKADLIVTGSRGLTGVNRIVQGSVSGQVVEDAPCSVMVVKGT; the protein is encoded by the coding sequence GTGATAAAAACGATTTTAGTAGCTCTAGACGATTCAGAAGTTACCGACCAAATTATTCAAACGGTACAGCAATTTATGCTGCCGAAAGATAGCAAAGTCATTCTGTGTCACGTGTTTGCTACTTCAGAATCAAAGATGGAACTTCCTGCTGACCGCCCGCATCCAGAGTCTTCAACCTTTTCTTACGCACAAATTGAAAAACAACTCAAAGGGTATCAAACTCAACTAGCGGTTGAAAGTGATATAGAACTCGTTGCAGGCGACCCAGCCCAAGAGATTATTCGTCTTGCTAACATTTACAAAGCTGACTTAATTGTCACTGGCAGTCGTGGATTAACAGGCGTGAATCGAATTGTTCAGGGTTCCGTCAGCGGTCAAGTTGTAGAAGATGCCCCTTGTTCTGTAATGGTAGTAAAAGGTACATAA